From one Triticum aestivum cultivar Chinese Spring chromosome 4B, IWGSC CS RefSeq v2.1, whole genome shotgun sequence genomic stretch:
- the LOC123093851 gene encoding L-gulonolactone oxidase 2 — protein MEGGRVLTVLLLVLLLVGLAGSSPPPEPVVCAHGTSDCTVSNAYGSFPDRTVCHAANATFPRTEKELVAAVAVAVAAKRKVKVATKLSHSFPKLACPGGRDGTIISTERLNRVVSVDVAKGLMTVESGMVLRDLIEVAAEAGLALPHSPYWSGLTIGGLLATGAHGSSLKGKGGAVHEYVVGMRIVTPAPRSQGFAVVRQLCADHPDLDAAKVSLGVLGVVSQVTLALEPMFKRSVTFVTRNDSDMAEQAVVWGGLHEFGDMAWLPQQRNVIYRKDNRVAITSVGNDLNDYLALRSSPTADLISGRVMHELLEKKNNTVARCKEAPTSASLFEKAAYGFTNNDSLFMGYPVVGFQHRIQASGSCLENPEDALLTTCPWDPRIRGIFFYNNAYSIALSRVPAFIADMKQLRNSNPKAFCGIDASLGILLRYIKASSAYLGKPEDSVDFDITYYRSYTKGEPNPHSDVLDELQQMALHKYGAIPHWGKNRNFAFEGAIAKYPEAGKFLEVKGRYDPDGIFSSEWSDQVLGINGSPIIVEKGCAIEGLCVCSEDSHCAPEQGYYCRPGKVYREARVCSFQPN, from the exons ATGGAGGGTGGCCGGGTGCTTACGGTTCTCCTCCTGGTGCTCCTGCTGGTCGGCCTCGCTGGCTCGAGCCCTCCGCCGGAGCCGGTGGTCTGTGCCCACGGCACGTCCGATTGCACTGTCTCCAACGCGTACGGCTCCTTCCCGGACCGCACCGTCTGCCACGCCGCCAACGCCACCTTCCCGCGCACCGAGAAGGAGCTAGTCGCGGCCGTGGCGGTCGCTGTGGCGGCCAAGCGCAAGGTGAAGGTGGCCACCAAGCTCTCCCACAGCTTCCCCAAGCTGGCCTGCCCCGGCGGCCGCGACGGCACCATCATAAGCACGGAGCGGCTCAACCGGGTGGTAAGCGTCGACGTCGCCAAGGGGTTGATGACGGTAGAAAGCGGCATGGTGCTCCGCGACCTGATCGAGGTGGCCGCCGAGGCAGGGTTGGCGCTGCCGCACTCGCCGTACTGGTCAGGGCTCACCATCGGAGGCCTGCTGGCCACGGGCGCGCACGGCAGTTCGCTCAAGGGTAAGGGCGGCGCCGTGCACGAGTACGTGGTCGGGATGAGGATCGTCACGCCGGCACCGAGGAGCCAAGGGTTCGCGGTGGTACGGCAGCTCTGCGCCGACCATCCTGACCTCGACGCGGCCAAGGTCTCCCTCGGCGTCCTGGGCGTCGTTTCCCAG GTTACACTGGCCTTGGAGCCGATGTTCAAGCGGTCGGTGACGTTCGTGACACGCAATGACTCTGACATGGCAGAGCAGGCCGTCGTGTGGGGTGGCCTCCATGAATTTGGCGATATGGCGTGGCTGCCACAGCAGCGCAATGTTATTTACCGCAAGGACAATCGCGTGGCCATCACGTCAGTGGGTAACGACCTCAATGACTACCTGGCCTTGCGATCCAGTCCGACGGCCGACCTCATCAGCGGCAGAGTCATGCACGAGCTTCTTGAGAAGAAGAACAACACCGTCGCTCGGTGCAAGGAGGCACCCACGTCTGCATCGCTGTTTGAGAAGGCAGCATACGGCTTTACAAACAACGACAGCTTGTTCATGGGGTATCCGGTGGTAGGATTCCAGCACCGCATCCAAGCATCCGGTTCGTGTCTCGAAAACCCAGAAGACGCACTCCTCACTACGTGTCCGTGGGATCCCCGCATCCGGGGAATCTTCTTCTACAACAATGCCTACAGCATCGCGCTCTCTAGGGTGCCAGCATTCATCGCCGACATGAAGCAGCTCCGTAATAGCAACCCGAAGGCCTTCTGCGGAATCGACGCCAGTTTGGGTATTCTCCTCCGCTATATCAAGGCATCCTCTGCCTACCTCGGCAAGCCGGAGGACTCGGTCGACTTTGATATAACCTACTACCGGAGCTACACCAAGGGTGAGCCCAACCCACACTCTGACGTGCTCGACGAACTCCAACAGATGGCGCTACACAAGTATGGCGCCATCCCTCACTGGGGCAAGAACCGCAACTTTGCCTTTGAAGGCGCCATTGCCAAGTACCCCGAGGCTGGCAAGTTCCTAGAGGTAAAGGGCAGGTATGACCCTGATGGGATCTTCTCCAGTGAATGGAGTGACCAGGTGCTCGGCATTAATGGGAGCCCGATCATCGTTGAGAAGGGTTGCGCCATTGAGGGCCTTTGCGTCTGCTCAGAAGACTCGCATTGTGCACCGGAGCAGGGCTACTACTGCCGCCCTGGGAAGGTGTACAGGGAGGCGAGGGTCTGCTCGTTCCAACCCAATTGA